The nucleotide window AAAGCCCTGCAGCTGACTGGCGAAATCATTACCACGCCGTTTTCTTACGTGGCTACGACCACAGCCATTCTCTGGGAAGGCTGCGAGCCGGTGTTTGTGGATATCGAAGAGCAAACCTTTTGCATTGATGCCACCAAGATTGAGGCGGCCATTACGCCCCGTACCTCGGCTATTCTAGCTACCCACGTCTACGGGTACCCCTGTGACGTGCTGGCTATTGAGGAAATTGCCAAGCGCCACAACTTGAAAGTAATCTACGATGGTGCCCATGCCTTTGGCGTAACGGTGCACGGCCGGTCTTTGCTGGCTTACGGCGATATTACCACCTGCAGCTTCCACGCCACCAAGCTGTTTCACACCAGCGAAGGCGGCGCCATTATCACCATGGACGAGGAGCTGGCCCAAAAAGTGTGGCTCTACAAATCATTCGGTCATATCGGCGACGAGTATTACTCCCTGGGCGTCAACGGCAAGAACTCTGAATTCCACGCCGCTATGGGCTTGTGCAATCTGCCCGGGTTCCGGAGTTTATTGAGGCCCGGCGCCAGGTAGCTGAGCTTTACCACGCCGAGCTGAGCTCCTTGCCCCTGCGCTACCCCATTACCCCGGCCGATACGGAGTACAACTACTCCTACTTTCCTGTCATCTTCGATAGTGAAGCCCAGATGCAACGGGTGAAAGACGCCCTAGCTGCAAACGGCATCAACACCCGCCGCTACTTCTTCCCCTCGCTCAACAAGCTGCCCTACCACACCGGCGCCGACTGCCCCGTATCCGAGGATATTTCGCTGCGCGTGCTGTGTCTGCCGTTTTACCAGCAACTGGAGCAAGACGATGTGCGCCGTATCAGCCGGCTTATTCGGGAGAATTACGCATGAGGCTAGCCATTATGCAGCCCTACCTGTTCCCGTACCTGGGCTATTTTCAGTTACTGGGGGCGGTAGACCGGTTCGTGATGTATGATGACGTGCAGTTTATGCTGCAGGGCTGGATTAACCGCAATAATATTCTGGTAGGCGGCAAGCCACTGTTGTTTACGCTGCCGCTGGAAGGCAGCAGTGCCAACCGTACCATCCGCGAAACGACGGTGCATACCCGGCTGTTTCCGGCCTGGGCAACCAAGTTTTTGCGGACGCTGCAGCAGAACTACAGCAAAGCTCCGCATCTGGCACCGGTGCTCGACATGGTAAGCCAGGTTTTCGACCAGGCAGCCGGCAAGTCTATTGCGGACGTGTCCCTGGAAAGCATTCGGCAGGTGCACCGGTATCTGGGGCTGCCCAGTGAAATAGTGCCCACCTCGGCCGTGTACCAGAATGCTCACCTGAGCGGCCCGACCCGGGTGCTGGACATATGCCGGCAGGAAAAAGCCACGCAGTACATCAACCCCATCAACGGGCGCAGCTTGTACACGGAATCAGCGTTTGACGACGCCGGTGTCAAGCTCAACTTCCTGCAGATGGAGAACGTACCCTACAAACAGCTGAAAGGAGACTTTGTACCTTCCTTATCCGTGCTGGACGCGCTGATGTTCAATGAGCCAGCTGCCGTGCATGAATTGCTGCAAGCCTATACGCTGGTTTAACTGCAGCCTCTACCTGCGGAACTGGCTATTTTTCTTTTTACTCCTTATTCATGGAAGTTTCGTCCCTTACAACGCCCATCAAAGCGGAAAAAGTGGCTATTATGCAGCCCTATTTCTTTCCGTACCTGGGGTACTTTGCCCTTATCAAGCACACTGATTTCTTTGTTTCCTTCGACCCGGTGCAGTATATCCGCAAGGGCTGGATTAACCGGAAC belongs to Hymenobacter cellulosilyticus and includes:
- a CDS encoding WbqC family protein, with translation MRLAIMQPYLFPYLGYFQLLGAVDRFVMYDDVQFMLQGWINRNNILVGGKPLLFTLPLEGSSANRTIRETTVHTRLFPAWATKFLRTLQQNYSKAPHLAPVLDMVSQVFDQAAGKSIADVSLESIRQVHRYLGLPSEIVPTSAVYQNAHLSGPTRVLDICRQEKATQYINPINGRSLYTESAFDDAGVKLNFLQMENVPYKQLKGDFVPSLSVLDALMFNEPAAVHELLQAYTLV